One window of Branchiostoma lanceolatum isolate klBraLanc5 chromosome 8, klBraLanc5.hap2, whole genome shotgun sequence genomic DNA carries:
- the LOC136439900 gene encoding transcription factor Sox-10-like has product MSETETPVEVKEEPTELESLKREREDTDEEESSSGSEDGGGESDRKRHKFPSQIREAVSNVLKGYDWTLVPMPVRVNGSSKSKPHVKRPMNAFMVWAQAARRKLADQYPHLHNAELSKTLGKLWRMLNEDEKRPFIEEAERLRVQHKKDHPDYKYQPRRRKNSKANQGSGDEAGSEASPISANTIFKALQAESPSGSEPHSPEDLKGPSPHDGSVGVTPSSQAPPTPPTTPKQDQGMTALKADGMKRDTTSNTLTAIHRDGPHHHHHHPQGHGHPNIDFSNVDIGPLDVMSSMESFDVEEFDQYLPPNGHPASASGHHPSHPPYTSYSQMSSSATTTVTSSSSWMAKQNTSPRDNSQEQRLPVKMEQEHLPPPPPQYTPHPPASSYNYQPQYSSYQHSPPRPQYTDYPPPAHSPQQFYSPHPASSSIPPPYNYMAPPQRSLYPTVAGAPSTWEPSYTQLARP; this is encoded by the exons ATGAGCGAGACGGAGACCCCGGTGGAAGTGAAGGAGGAGCCGACCGAGCTCGAGAGCCTGAAGCGAGAGCGGGAAGACACCGACGAGGAGGAGAGCAGCAGCGGCTCGGAGGACGGCGGCGGGGAGAGCGACAGGAAGCGCCACAAGTTCCCGAGCCAGATCCGAGAGGCCGTCAGCAATGTTTTGAAGGGGTACGACTGGACGCTGGTGCCCATGCCGGTCAGAGTCAACGGATCGTCCAAGTCGAAGCCCCACGTCAAGCGGCCCATGAACGCCTTCATGGTGTGGGCCCAGGCGGCCCGGAGAAAGCTGGCGGACCAGTATCCTCACCTGCACAACGCCGAGCTGAGCAAGACGCTGGGGAAACTATGGCG TATGTTGAATGAGGACGAGAAGAGGCCGTTTATCGAGGAAGCCGAGAGGCTGCGCGTCCAGCACAAGAAGGACCACCCCGACTACAAGTACCAGCCTCGCCGGCGAAAGAACAGCAAGGCGAACCAGGGATCCGGGGACGAGGCGGGCTCCGAGGCATCGCCCATCTCCGCCAACACGATCTTCAAGGCGCTGCAGGCGGAGTCTCCCTCGGGCAGCGAGCCGCACAGCCCCGAGGACCTGAAGGGACCGTCCCCCCATGACGGGTCGGTCGGCGTGACACCGAGCAGCCAGGCCCCACCCACCCCGCCGACAACGCCAAAACAAGACCAGGGCATGACGGCGCTCAAGGCCGACGGCATGAAGCGCGACACCACTTCCAACACCCTGACGGCCATCCACAGGGACGGTCCCCACCACCATCACCACCACCCTCAGGGGCACGGCCATCCCAACATAGATTTCAGCAATGTGGACATCGGGCCTTTGGATGTAATGTCCAGCATGGAGTCTTTCGACGTCGAGGAGTTCGATCAGTACCTGCCTCCCAACGGGCACCCGGCGTCAGCCAGCGGTCACCACCCTTCCCACCCGCCCTACACAAGCTACAGCCAGATGTCCTCCTCCGCTACAACCACCGTAACGTCGTCGTCTTCATGGATGGCCAAGCAGAACACCTCTCCCAGAGACAACTCTCAGGAGCAGCGTCTCCCAGTCAAGATGGAGCAGGAGCATcttccccctcctccccctcaGTACACCCCTCATCCCCCGGCCTCCTCCTACAACTACCAGCCACAGTACTCCTCCTACCAGCACTCCCCACCCAGACCACAGTACACTGACTATCCACCCCCTGCCCACTCCCCGCAGCAGTTCTACAGCCCGCACCCCGCCTCCTCGTCCATCCCACCGCCCTACAACTACATGGCACCGCCGCAGCGATCCCTCTACCCCACGGTGGCAGGGGCACCGTCAACATGGGAGCCCTCCTACACGCAGCTCGCCAGGCCCTGA